In one window of Armatimonadia bacterium DNA:
- a CDS encoding CAP domain-containing protein, giving the protein MSLLALIVVAGAWADDATDRARELTQQARSQYAAGQTSKAIALLEEALALCPTYTAAQPLLAVAYQTAGDVDKALDHYWAAQRASFPAPAINASESSLRTRELLVQTESLLVMLANRDRLEQKLRPLLSDPVLARIARQHSDEMRDLKYFSHESPTEGLKTINDRFRRVVTPTGAWAIAENIAQRYAEGMYSLTLPNAKRTHGDWMCSPGHKANLLSPELEKLGVGIAVNEKGDYWATEFFATY; this is encoded by the coding sequence ATGAGTCTCCTCGCCCTGATCGTCGTAGCGGGTGCCTGGGCTGACGACGCCACAGACCGCGCCCGGGAACTCACCCAGCAGGCCCGCAGCCAGTATGCGGCAGGCCAGACGTCCAAGGCAATTGCGCTCCTGGAGGAAGCCCTGGCGCTCTGCCCGACCTACACGGCGGCACAGCCTCTCCTGGCGGTGGCCTATCAGACCGCCGGAGACGTCGACAAAGCGCTGGACCACTACTGGGCGGCGCAGCGGGCGTCCTTCCCGGCGCCGGCGATCAACGCCTCAGAGAGCTCCCTGCGGACGCGGGAACTTCTGGTGCAGACGGAGTCGCTGCTGGTGATGTTGGCCAACCGCGACCGACTGGAGCAGAAGCTGCGTCCACTGCTTTCGGACCCGGTTCTCGCGCGGATCGCACGACAGCATAGTGACGAGATGCGAGACCTGAAGTACTTCTCGCACGAGTCCCCGACCGAGGGGCTCAAGACCATCAACGACAGGTTCCGACGTGTCGTGACGCCGACGGGGGCCTGGGCGATCGCCGAGAACATCGCCCAGCGCTACGCAGAAGGCATGTACAGCCTGACGCTGCCGAACGCGAAGCGGACGCACGGGGACTGGATGTGCAGTCCGGGGCACAAGGCAAACCTGCTCAGTCCAGAGCTGGAGAAGCTGGGTGTAGGGATTGCTGTGAACGAAAAGGGCGACTACTGGGCGACCGAGTTCTTCGCCACTTACTGA
- a CDS encoding acyl-CoA dehydratase activase, whose product MICAGVDVGSITAKAAVYDSEPGRVLGAAWQLTGWSPREAGEAALTAAMQSAGVRREDLVRVVGTGYGRVALPFADETVTEISCHARGAHFLVPGTRTVLDIGGQDCKAIAVDEEGYPQDFALNDRCAAGTGRFLQVMAEALGVELADLGQLALSSQSPASLSSVCTVFAESEVVGLIAAGVPRADIAAGLCAAVASRVAALGVQVGMRPLVLLTGGVALNDGVFEALQTALPVELKRSEQPQMVGAIGAAILACERADIGG is encoded by the coding sequence GTGATCTGTGCGGGAGTGGACGTGGGATCGATCACCGCGAAGGCGGCGGTGTACGATTCGGAGCCTGGGCGGGTCCTTGGCGCTGCATGGCAGCTTACAGGCTGGAGCCCTCGTGAGGCCGGTGAGGCTGCCTTGACGGCAGCGATGCAGAGCGCGGGCGTGCGTCGCGAGGACCTGGTGAGGGTGGTCGGGACGGGCTACGGACGGGTTGCCTTGCCCTTCGCCGACGAGACCGTGACCGAGATCTCCTGCCACGCCCGAGGAGCGCACTTCCTGGTTCCCGGGACGCGCACGGTACTTGACATTGGTGGACAGGACTGCAAAGCCATCGCGGTGGACGAGGAAGGCTATCCGCAGGACTTCGCTCTGAACGACCGCTGTGCAGCGGGGACGGGGAGGTTCCTGCAGGTGATGGCCGAGGCCCTCGGTGTGGAGTTGGCGGACCTGGGGCAACTGGCACTGAGCTCGCAGTCCCCGGCGTCCTTGAGCAGCGTGTGTACGGTATTCGCCGAGTCCGAGGTCGTGGGGCTGATCGCTGCAGGAGTCCCGCGGGCGGACATCGCGGCAGGTCTTTGCGCCGCAGTTGCCAGTCGTGTGGCGGCGCTCGGGGTGCAGGTCGGGATGCGTCCGCTGGTGCTCCTGACGGGTGGGGTAGCCCTCAACGACGGCGTCTTTGAGGCCCTGCAGACTGCGCTGCCGGTTGAGTTGAAACGGTCGGAACAGCCGCAGATGGTCGGAGCAATCGGTGCTGCTATCCTCGCATGTGAGAGGGCGGATATCGGTGGTTAG
- a CDS encoding ArsB/NhaD family transporter: MTIAGESLLAAALAVGLAVVLRKLRLPVGWAVVTPVVAAVAYVLMRQRGLSVEQASTSAIFLLAYALIASDKIHKTKVALAGAAVVLLFHLIDQKAALHGEGEVEGIDWNTIFLLVGMMVIVNITRHTGVFQWIAIKAAKLAKGSPVLIILLLCAITAVISAGLDNVTTVLLIAPVTLLVFESLGLDPVPALILVVLSSNIGGTATLIGDPPNIMIGSSARLTFTDFLKVDAPIIGVCMVVFLLTVWAVMGRRLQVSAERRARVMEFDETRAITNPRLLTRCLAVIALVLVGFGFHGALHLEPATIALAGAAALLLLHREEPEGILREVEWPTIFFFVGLFIMVSALVKVGVVKMIGQGIIYMACGGEVTGGLTDPQRFALTMGVLWFSAIASGVIDNIPFVATMNAVIHGMAVSLHPDAANADFYQIAHAPDILPLWWALSLGACLGGNFTLVGASANVVVAGISERSKHPISFARFCKYGIPLTLQTMVLCSFYLWWRFLR, from the coding sequence TTGACCATCGCAGGAGAGAGTCTTCTCGCAGCAGCCCTGGCCGTGGGCCTTGCAGTCGTGCTGCGCAAACTCAGGTTACCAGTCGGCTGGGCTGTGGTGACGCCTGTTGTCGCCGCGGTGGCGTATGTGCTCATGCGGCAGCGCGGGCTGTCCGTGGAGCAAGCCTCGACTTCGGCGATCTTCCTGCTGGCCTACGCGCTGATCGCGTCGGACAAGATCCACAAGACGAAAGTGGCCCTGGCCGGGGCCGCCGTCGTACTCCTGTTTCACCTGATTGACCAGAAGGCTGCTCTGCACGGTGAGGGAGAGGTCGAGGGGATCGACTGGAACACGATCTTCCTGCTGGTCGGGATGATGGTCATCGTCAACATCACTCGCCACACGGGTGTGTTCCAGTGGATCGCGATTAAGGCCGCGAAGCTGGCCAAGGGCAGCCCGGTTCTCATCATCCTGCTCCTATGTGCCATCACGGCCGTGATCTCTGCCGGCCTCGACAATGTGACGACCGTCCTGCTGATCGCTCCGGTGACGCTCCTGGTCTTCGAGAGCCTGGGGCTGGACCCGGTTCCGGCACTGATCCTGGTGGTACTGTCCTCCAACATCGGGGGTACCGCGACGCTCATCGGGGATCCGCCGAACATCATGATCGGCTCGTCGGCCCGCCTGACCTTCACCGACTTCCTGAAGGTCGACGCACCGATCATCGGCGTCTGCATGGTCGTCTTCCTGCTGACGGTGTGGGCTGTGATGGGAAGACGGCTTCAGGTCAGTGCTGAGCGCCGAGCCCGAGTCATGGAGTTCGACGAGACACGCGCCATCACCAATCCACGGCTGCTCACCCGCTGCCTGGCGGTGATTGCGCTGGTCCTGGTGGGGTTCGGCTTCCACGGGGCGCTTCACCTCGAACCCGCGACGATCGCGCTGGCCGGTGCTGCGGCGCTTCTGCTACTGCACCGCGAAGAGCCGGAGGGGATCCTGCGCGAGGTCGAGTGGCCCACGATCTTCTTCTTCGTCGGCTTGTTCATCATGGTGAGCGCCCTGGTCAAGGTCGGCGTGGTCAAGATGATCGGGCAGGGCATCATCTACATGGCTTGTGGGGGAGAGGTCACGGGAGGTCTGACCGATCCTCAGCGCTTTGCGTTGACCATGGGCGTGCTGTGGTTCTCAGCGATCGCTTCGGGTGTGATTGACAACATCCCCTTCGTGGCGACGATGAACGCGGTGATCCACGGCATGGCGGTGAGCCTGCACCCGGACGCCGCCAATGCGGACTTCTACCAGATTGCGCACGCGCCGGATATCCTGCCTCTGTGGTGGGCCCTGTCACTGGGAGCCTGTCTGGGAGGCAACTTCACGCTGGTCGGCGCCTCGGCGAACGTGGTAGTGGCCGGGATTTCCGAGCGTTCGAAGCATCCCATCAGCTTCGCGCGTTTCTGCAAGTACGGCATTCCCTTGACGCTGCAGACGATGGTTCTGTGCAGCTTCTATCTGTGGTGGAGGTTCCTGAGGTGA
- a CDS encoding CBS domain-containing protein, which produces MVARDIMRKDAPTLKPGDPLCHAAKTMLSTGCSEVAVVDGNGGLVGLLTEADVLRATLPTYVDGLDLSFLPSSFDFPAEGSDLQTITVAQALRNEAHEVVSEDDPLVEVARVIAQEHVIACPVVARGAEEDKPGRYVGIINYSDLLRYVLSSCLGQGEA; this is translated from the coding sequence ATGGTTGCGCGAGACATCATGCGGAAAGACGCGCCGACCCTGAAGCCGGGGGATCCCCTGTGCCATGCCGCCAAGACCATGCTCTCCACCGGGTGCTCCGAGGTCGCGGTAGTCGACGGGAACGGCGGCCTGGTGGGCCTGCTGACAGAGGCAGACGTCCTGCGTGCAACGCTCCCGACCTACGTTGACGGCCTTGACCTCAGCTTCCTGCCTTCGTCCTTCGACTTCCCCGCCGAAGGCAGCGACCTGCAGACGATCACCGTTGCCCAGGCGCTCAGGAACGAGGCTCACGAGGTCGTGTCTGAGGATGACCCCCTGGTGGAAGTGGCGCGGGTCATCGCCCAGGAGCATGTGATCGCCTGCCCGGTGGTAGCACGTGGGGCGGAGGAGGACAAGCCCGGCAGGTACGTGGGAATCATCAACTACAGTGATCTGTTGCGGTACGTGCTGAGTTCGTGCCTGGGGCAGGGGGAGGCCTAG
- a CDS encoding MTH938/NDUFAF3 family protein, translating into MASTEEVAYPKLEALGFGAVSLDGERWERDFFVRASGQVKVRKKRAVKELYGTSHVVGPEELEKVCKGDPAVLIVASGYAGAVRLAPESESFLESRGIRVEVQPTPEAVKLWAKKKGPKAILVHVTC; encoded by the coding sequence ATGGCGAGTACGGAAGAGGTGGCCTATCCGAAGCTGGAAGCCCTGGGGTTTGGTGCGGTTTCTCTCGACGGCGAGAGATGGGAACGCGACTTCTTCGTTCGGGCCAGTGGTCAGGTGAAGGTCCGCAAGAAGCGGGCCGTGAAGGAGCTGTACGGGACCTCCCACGTCGTCGGTCCGGAAGAGTTGGAGAAGGTCTGCAAGGGTGACCCGGCGGTGCTGATTGTGGCAAGCGGCTACGCCGGGGCCGTGCGACTTGCTCCCGAGTCAGAGAGCTTCCTGGAGAGTCGCGGAATCCGTGTGGAGGTGCAGCCCACGCCCGAGGCCGTGAAGCTGTGGGCCAAGAAGAAGGGCCCGAAGGCGATCCTGGTGCATGTCACCTGCTGA